The Chryseobacterium aureum genome contains a region encoding:
- a CDS encoding glycoside hydrolase family 13 protein, which yields MKKLYTALALSIAAAAFSQKALEKVEPAFWWKGMKNPELQILVYGKNVAQNEVTLSDGVQIKDIRKVDNPNYIFITVNTNEINVPKFTINIKKDKKNIGSYTYELKQRNAGSANRESYTSKDVMYLIMPDRFANGDEKNDSMPELTEKANRSLPNGRHGGDLRGIINHLDYIQDLGATAVWLTPVNEDNEKIYSYHGYAQTDLYKIDARYGTNEEYRTLSQELNKRNMKLVMDYVTNHWGGSHWMIRDLPSKDWIHWFDDSENGFKRSNYKTTTQFDTNASDIDKKYALDGWFDTTMPDINQKNPLVLKYLTQNAIWWIEYAELGGFRVDTYPYNDKEAMAKWAKAITDEYPKFNIVGETWLYTAAQIAAWQKDSKIGEIAGYNSNLPSVMDFMLFENMPKALKEKESWDKGMIKIYDSFTSDFLYPDLKNLLVFFENHDTERWNEIFNANPDAYKMALTIISTVRGIPQLYYGSEIGMRGDKNAGGDADIRRDFPGGWKSDKQNAFLSSAQTPEQKEFFQFTKKLLNWRKGKDVIHNGKTKNFVPQDGVFVYFRYNEKESVMVVINNNEKDQTLDLKRFEESLNGFTKGKEVISGKSMSLQNSMHIPAKTPLIIELEK from the coding sequence ATGAAGAAATTATACACAGCATTAGCCCTTTCGATAGCAGCGGCAGCCTTTTCCCAAAAAGCGTTGGAAAAAGTAGAACCGGCCTTCTGGTGGAAAGGAATGAAAAATCCTGAACTGCAGATTCTTGTCTATGGAAAAAACGTTGCCCAAAACGAGGTAACACTCTCTGATGGAGTGCAAATTAAAGACATTCGGAAAGTGGATAATCCCAATTACATTTTTATTACAGTTAATACCAACGAAATAAATGTTCCGAAGTTTACCATTAATATTAAAAAAGACAAAAAAAATATAGGGTCTTATACTTATGAACTCAAACAGAGAAACGCTGGATCTGCCAATCGTGAGTCTTATACTTCAAAAGATGTAATGTACCTGATCATGCCAGACCGTTTTGCCAATGGGGATGAGAAAAACGATTCAATGCCGGAACTCACAGAAAAAGCAAACCGCAGCCTTCCTAACGGAAGACATGGCGGCGACCTCCGAGGCATCATCAACCATCTGGACTATATTCAGGATCTGGGAGCTACAGCAGTCTGGTTAACCCCGGTGAATGAAGACAATGAAAAAATATATTCCTATCACGGTTATGCCCAAACTGATTTGTATAAAATTGATGCCCGTTACGGAACTAACGAAGAATACAGAACGTTATCTCAGGAACTGAACAAAAGAAATATGAAACTGGTGATGGACTATGTGACCAATCACTGGGGTGGTTCGCACTGGATGATCAGGGATCTTCCTTCAAAAGACTGGATCCATTGGTTTGATGACAGTGAAAATGGTTTTAAACGGTCCAACTATAAAACAACTACACAGTTCGATACCAACGCCTCCGATATTGATAAAAAATATGCGCTGGATGGATGGTTTGATACTACCATGCCTGATATTAACCAAAAGAATCCATTGGTCTTAAAATATCTGACTCAAAATGCAATCTGGTGGATTGAATATGCAGAACTGGGTGGATTTCGGGTAGATACCTATCCTTATAATGATAAGGAAGCGATGGCAAAATGGGCGAAAGCTATTACTGATGAATACCCCAAATTCAATATTGTAGGCGAAACCTGGTTGTATACAGCTGCCCAGATTGCAGCATGGCAGAAAGATTCCAAAATAGGAGAAATTGCAGGATACAATTCAAATTTACCCTCCGTAATGGATTTTATGCTCTTTGAAAACATGCCTAAAGCACTGAAGGAAAAAGAAAGTTGGGATAAAGGCATGATCAAAATTTATGATTCTTTTACCAGCGATTTTCTGTATCCGGATCTCAAAAATCTTTTAGTTTTCTTTGAAAATCATGATACTGAAAGATGGAACGAGATTTTTAATGCCAATCCTGATGCTTATAAAATGGCGCTCACAATCATTTCTACGGTAAGAGGAATTCCACAGCTTTATTACGGATCAGAAATAGGGATGCGCGGGGACAAAAATGCAGGAGGTGATGCCGATATCCGCAGAGATTTTCCGGGAGGCTGGAAGTCCGACAAACAGAATGCCTTTCTTTCATCGGCTCAGACTCCGGAGCAGAAAGAGTTTTTCCAGTTTACCAAAAAATTGCTGAACTGGAGGAAGGGAAAAGATGTGATCCATAACGGGAAAACTAAGAATTTCGTTCCTCAGGACGGTGTTTTCGTTTATTTCAGATATAATGAAAAAGAAAGTGTAATGGTGGTGATCAATAATAATGAAAAAGACCAGACATTAGACCTGAAACGTTTTGAAGAATCCCTTAATGGATTTACCAAAGGAAAAGAAGTGATTTCAGGAAAAAGCATGTCATTACAAAACAGTATGCATATTCCTGCAAAAACCCCGTTAATTATTGAACTCGAAAAATAA
- a CDS encoding lipocalin-like domain-containing protein, with product MIKKALFLSIAALVAFSCSSDDDTNTVNEPSIVGKWHPSKYMAYSGKDGSIITNESSDAGVCDKKSFIDLNSAGKWHEMDYYGNTGGQCAVDLDATYDYTYDAASKKLQVKYSNGATDVYTVKKLTDTQLELIEELFDTNGDGIKDEFTTLFSRE from the coding sequence ATGATTAAAAAAGCTTTATTTTTAAGTATTGCAGCTCTAGTCGCGTTCTCTTGCAGCAGTGATGATGACACCAATACAGTAAATGAACCAAGTATTGTTGGTAAATGGCATCCATCCAAGTATATGGCATATTCCGGCAAAGACGGAAGTATCATCACCAATGAATCATCTGATGCGGGGGTGTGTGATAAAAAAAGCTTCATCGATTTAAATTCTGCTGGTAAATGGCATGAAATGGATTACTATGGAAATACCGGAGGACAATGTGCTGTTGATCTTGATGCAACTTACGATTATACCTACGATGCGGCCTCTAAAAAACTTCAGGTTAAGTATTCTAACGGAGCAACTGATGTATATACTGTGAAAAAATTAACAGATACGCAATTAGAGCTTATAGAAGAGCTTTTTGATACCAATGGTGATGGTATAAAAGATGAATTTACTACACTATTTAGTAGAGAATAA
- a CDS encoding nuclear transport factor 2 family protein, with protein MKKLTIAYTFILFVLGFSLLTAQSKGAFEKEKSEIGTMLDAFNVAAAKADYTAYFNFFDDESTFIGTDATEIWNKKEFMIWAKPYFDKKKTWNFKAIKRNIYFSKDGKLAWFDELLDTQMKICRGSGVVEKINGSWKVKQYVLSMTVPNEVVDKVVPEKVPVEDVLIQKLKAEWR; from the coding sequence ATGAAAAAACTAACAATAGCCTATACATTCATCCTTTTTGTACTGGGATTTTCTTTACTCACCGCACAGTCTAAAGGTGCGTTTGAAAAAGAAAAATCAGAAATCGGTACCATGCTGGATGCATTCAATGTAGCCGCTGCAAAAGCAGATTATACTGCTTATTTTAACTTTTTTGACGATGAATCTACCTTTATTGGAACAGATGCCACCGAAATCTGGAATAAAAAAGAATTCATGATCTGGGCAAAACCTTATTTTGACAAAAAGAAAACCTGGAATTTTAAGGCCATTAAACGAAATATATACTTCAGTAAAGATGGAAAGCTGGCTTGGTTTGATGAATTACTGGATACCCAGATGAAAATCTGCAGAGGTTCCGGTGTGGTAGAAAAAATCAACGGAAGCTGGAAAGTAAAGCAATACGTTCTTTCCATGACAGTTCCTAATGAAGTGGTAGATAAAGTTGTTCCTGAAAAAGTACCTGTCGAAGATGTATTAATTCAAAAACTGAAAGCAGAATGGCGGTAA
- a CDS encoding pirin family protein, with product MKTVYHKADSRGHANHGWLNSYHTFSFANYQNRDRTNFGVLRVLNDDTVSQGMGFGTHPHRDMEIISIPLEGDLEHKDSMGTTAVIRKGEIQVMSAGTGVMHSEYNKNKDEEVKFLQIWVFPREQNVEPRYDQKSIKEGEKINGFQQILSPDKNDDGVWIHQDAWFNIANFTKGNGKNYMLNKKGNGVYAFVLKGSAKIGDRILNERDGLGIWDTQSFNIEAVEDTEILLMEVPMELPAYLK from the coding sequence ATGAAAACAGTATATCATAAAGCAGATTCAAGAGGCCATGCCAACCACGGATGGTTAAATTCTTACCATACATTCAGTTTTGCGAACTATCAAAACAGAGACAGAACAAACTTTGGTGTTTTGAGAGTATTGAACGATGACACCGTTTCTCAGGGAATGGGCTTCGGAACACACCCGCACAGGGATATGGAAATTATTTCAATTCCTTTGGAAGGCGATTTGGAACACAAAGACTCAATGGGAACTACAGCGGTAATCAGAAAAGGAGAAATCCAGGTGATGAGTGCCGGAACCGGTGTAATGCACAGCGAATACAATAAAAATAAAGATGAGGAGGTAAAATTCCTTCAGATCTGGGTTTTCCCCAGAGAGCAGAACGTTGAACCCAGATATGATCAGAAAAGTATCAAAGAAGGAGAAAAAATCAATGGATTCCAGCAGATCCTATCTCCCGATAAAAATGATGACGGCGTATGGATTCATCAGGATGCGTGGTTCAATATAGCCAATTTTACAAAAGGAAACGGTAAAAATTACATGCTCAACAAAAAAGGAAACGGAGTGTATGCATTTGTTTTAAAAGGAAGCGCAAAAATAGGAGACCGTATTCTGAATGAAAGAGACGGATTGGGAATCTGGGATACCCAGAGCTTTAATATTGAAGCGGTGGAGGACACCGAAATATTATTAATGGAAGTCCCAATGGAACTGCCCGCTTATCTTAAATAA
- a CDS encoding MFS transporter, with translation MAVMNGRYESGKPGKKIKPDLSLVQIINMSMGFLGIQMAFGLQNGNASRILGNLGADVHELSWFWLVAPITGLIVQPIIGHMGDNTWSPLGRRKPYFLIGAVLCAIGLVLLPNAASVTQMFAANALLLAVIFLAMMDASVNIAMEPFRALVGDMLPKHQGTIGFSVQTILIGIGAVLGSYLPNWLTKMGISNEAPKGFVADNVIYSFYIGATLLIISILYTIFTTREYSPQEFADFEDREDGEKHESKFSDIFKDFAAIPSQMKKLGIVQFFSWFALFTMWVFTTSALATHHFGLSPEDTHSKAFNDAGDLTGKLFGMYNLWAIPFAFLLTPIAKLIGKKQTHALALLCGGLGLVSMYFIKDVNSLWISMIGLGFAWASILAMPYAMLIEVIPQRKMGVYMGIFNFFIVIPQIINGLFGGPVVSGVFGKQAMDYVVVGGVCMLIGAVVTMIFVKSEDETPKEIEEEIKQVHF, from the coding sequence ATGGCGGTAATGAACGGAAGATATGAAAGCGGGAAGCCTGGCAAAAAAATAAAACCTGATTTATCCTTAGTTCAGATTATTAATATGAGCATGGGATTTTTAGGAATCCAGATGGCATTTGGTCTGCAGAATGGAAATGCAAGCCGTATTCTCGGAAATTTAGGAGCAGACGTTCACGAGCTGTCGTGGTTCTGGCTGGTGGCTCCCATTACAGGCTTGATTGTTCAGCCCATCATAGGCCATATGGGAGATAATACATGGAGCCCGCTGGGGAGAAGAAAACCTTACTTTTTAATTGGAGCTGTTTTGTGTGCTATCGGACTGGTTCTCCTTCCGAATGCGGCCTCTGTTACCCAGATGTTTGCGGCTAATGCCCTTTTATTAGCAGTAATATTTCTGGCCATGATGGATGCTTCTGTGAATATTGCAATGGAACCCTTCAGAGCTTTGGTAGGAGATATGCTTCCTAAACATCAGGGAACAATAGGGTTTTCTGTACAAACAATTCTGATCGGTATTGGGGCGGTATTGGGATCATATTTACCGAATTGGCTAACAAAAATGGGGATTTCCAATGAAGCACCGAAAGGTTTTGTTGCAGATAATGTGATTTATTCTTTTTATATAGGTGCCACTCTGCTTATTATATCCATTTTATATACGATCTTCACTACCAGGGAATACTCTCCACAGGAGTTCGCTGATTTTGAAGATAGAGAAGATGGAGAAAAGCATGAATCTAAATTTTCAGATATTTTCAAAGATTTTGCTGCGATTCCTTCCCAGATGAAAAAGCTGGGAATTGTTCAGTTTTTCTCATGGTTTGCCTTATTTACCATGTGGGTGTTTACGACCAGTGCGCTGGCGACCCATCATTTTGGGCTTTCTCCGGAAGATACCCATTCCAAAGCATTCAATGATGCTGGAGACTTAACAGGAAAACTCTTTGGAATGTATAATCTCTGGGCAATTCCGTTTGCCTTTCTACTAACCCCTATAGCTAAGTTGATAGGAAAAAAGCAAACCCATGCTTTGGCTTTATTGTGTGGAGGGTTGGGACTTGTTTCAATGTATTTCATTAAAGATGTCAACAGTCTGTGGATCTCAATGATTGGATTAGGTTTTGCCTGGGCAAGTATTCTGGCCATGCCTTATGCTATGCTTATTGAAGTGATTCCGCAGAGAAAAATGGGAGTGTATATGGGAATATTCAATTTCTTTATTGTAATCCCGCAGATTATCAATGGATTATTCGGCGGCCCTGTGGTAAGTGGTGTTTTTGGAAAACAAGCCATGGATTATGTGGTGGTAGGAGGGGTATGTATGCTGATAGGAGCTGTTGTAACGATGATTTTTGTTAAATCAGAAGATGAAACACCAAAAGAAATTGAAGAAGAAATTAAGCAGGTACATTTTTAA
- a CDS encoding sterol desaturase family protein, whose protein sequence is MFDFSNMFKTEGPDVVYSWTIPVFAVIIFIEMAYSHFNKEKIYETKDVATNVLFALLNYGLDIIMKGFSLFVMMFFYHHRVFDWQEGVWYWIAVFLAQDFAYYVHHYVDHHSRVFWAVHITHHNSDYFNISTGFRSPVFQPLYRYLFFSPLAFIGFHPWHILVAYSAIQIYGTFVHTQSIKSMGFLEYILVTPSHHRVHHACNIKYLDRNMGMGLIIWDKIFGTFEKEDPEVPVKYGVYPKIKSKDPATMLFYEWRRIGKDIRQPGLSLKNRIKYLFYSPGWRHDGTGKTVKQYQKEYKEKIKNRPLSAKEPVSEAEYPYSPLNQQTGDQ, encoded by the coding sequence ATGTTTGATTTCAGTAATATGTTCAAAACTGAGGGACCGGATGTTGTTTACAGCTGGACGATTCCTGTATTTGCTGTGATTATTTTTATAGAGATGGCATACAGTCATTTTAATAAGGAAAAGATTTACGAGACTAAAGATGTAGCCACCAATGTTCTTTTTGCCCTGCTGAACTATGGACTGGACATTATCATGAAGGGATTTTCTCTATTCGTCATGATGTTTTTCTACCATCACCGTGTCTTCGACTGGCAAGAGGGAGTCTGGTACTGGATTGCGGTATTCCTGGCTCAGGATTTTGCTTATTATGTGCATCATTATGTAGATCATCATTCAAGGGTTTTCTGGGCGGTACATATTACCCATCATAATTCTGATTATTTCAATATCAGCACAGGATTCAGAAGTCCTGTATTTCAGCCGTTGTACAGATATCTGTTTTTTTCTCCGCTGGCTTTTATAGGGTTTCATCCGTGGCATATACTGGTAGCCTACTCTGCAATACAGATTTACGGTACTTTTGTTCACACCCAATCCATTAAAAGTATGGGATTTCTGGAGTATATTCTGGTGACTCCTTCTCATCACAGGGTACATCATGCATGCAATATCAAATATCTGGACCGTAATATGGGAATGGGACTGATTATCTGGGATAAAATTTTCGGAACTTTTGAAAAGGAAGATCCCGAAGTGCCTGTTAAATATGGAGTTTATCCAAAAATTAAATCTAAAGACCCTGCCACTATGCTTTTTTATGAATGGAGAAGAATAGGAAAAGATATCAGACAGCCGGGATTATCCCTGAAAAACCGCATCAAGTATCTTTTTTATTCACCAGGATGGCGGCATGACGGTACGGGTAAAACGGTGAAACAGTACCAGAAAGAGTATAAGGAAAAGATAAAAAACAGACCTTTATCTGCCAAAGAGCCAGTTTCAGAAGCTGAATACCCGTATTCACCACTGAACCAGCAGACAGGAGACCAATAA